In the Halosolutus gelatinilyticus genome, ACCGGATCTGCTGGTGATGGACGAGCCGACGGCGGCGCTCGATCTCCTGATGCAGCGGTCGATCGTCTCGCTGCTCGAGGAGATTAAGGAGAAACACGACCTCACGATCGTGTTCATCACGCACGACCTGCCGCTGGTCGCGGACGTCGCCGATCGCCTGGCGGTCCTCTACGCGTTCGAGTTCGCGGAGATCGGCCCCTCCGAAGCGATTCTCGAAAATCCGGCCCACCCCTACACGCGCGCGCTCCTGAACGCCACGCCGAACCTCTCGGCGCCGTTAGAGGAGATGCGTCCGATCGAGGGCGAGAGCCCGGACCCGGTCAACATCCCGAACGGCTGTTCGTACCACCCGCGGTGTCCGCTGGCCGACGCGGACTGTGTCGACACCGATCCCGGTCCCTACGACGCCGGCCCGGATCACGACGTTCACTGCCACCACTGGAAACAGTCGATCGACGACATCGACGTCGCCTTCGCCGAGAGCGACGACGGACGGACGGTGCAAAGCGCCGTCGCCAAGGCCTCGGGGGAGCCGCTGGTGTCGCTGTCGGACATCGAAGTTCGGTTCGGCTCCGAGAACGATGGGCTGCTCGACTTCGGCGACTCCGAGGTGGTCACGGCCGTCGACGGGGTCTCACTCGACATCTACGAAAACGACGTGCTCGTGCTGGTCGGCGAGAGCGGCTGCGGGAAGACGACCCTCGGCAAGACTGCCGTCGGCCTCCAGACGCCGACCGAGGGCTCGATCGAGTACCGCGGTCGGGACGTCTGGGAGGGCGCCTCCGGAAGCACGATCGCCGACAAGGAGATCCGACGCGCGCTGCAGATCGTTCACCAGGATCCCGGCAGCGCGTTGAACTCCCACCAGCGCGTGCGGACGATCCTCGAGCAACCGCTCAAGCGCTGGCACCCCGAACTCGACGGAAACGACCGGATCGAGCGCATCCTCGGCATGCTCGAATACGTCGGTATCAGCCCGCCCGAAGACTACATCGAACGCTACCCCCACCAGCTGTCGGGCGGCGAACAACAGCGGGTCGCGTTGATCCGTTCGATGCTGGTCAACCCCGACCTCATCCTGGCCGACGAGGCGGTGTCGGCGCTCGACGTCTCCCTGCGCGTCGGGATGATGGACCTGATGATCGAGCTCCAGGACTCGTTCGATACGTCGTTCCTGTTCATCTCTCACGACCTCTCGAACGCCCGGTATCTCGCCGAGAAAACCGGCGGGCGGATCGGCGTGATGTACCTCGGCGAGCTCGTCGAGATCGGCTCGGCCGAGCGGATCATCCACGATCCCAAGCACCCGTACACCAAGGCGTTGCGATGGGCGACGCCCGAGCTCGAACCCGACGAGGTGGACGATCCCGACGAAAGTCCGATCCGGACGATCGACATCCCCGACCAGAAGAACATACCGTCGGGCTGTCGGTACCACACCCGCTGCCCCGAAGCCAGGGAGATCTGCCGAAAACAGGATCCCGGCATGATCGATCTCAGCGACGACACGCGCGCACAGGAGACCGCGTGCTTCCGCGCGGACGACGACCACGAGTACTGGGAGAGCCCGCCGATTCCGGACTCGTCGGACTAACTCGGTTGTCGCCGTTCATCGGCTCGTTTCCTGCTGCGTCTCGCTGCTCCGGTCTCTCCTGGGGCTTACTGACTCGGTCACTGCTTTAGTGCGGTTCGAGGACTGACTCGAGCGGGACCGTGACGGTGACTGCGACAATCGGCCGTAGGGGGCTCAACCCTGCGATCCGCGCTGGGAGAGGGTGATAAAGGAGTACGATCCCAATCCGACCAACACGAGCGCGAAGCCCCAGATCGGTAGTATCCCGGCCCAGACGCCGGAATTGAGCACGAATCCGACCACGACGAAGAGGATCCCTGCCGCCGCGAGCTTCAGTGGAAACGAGGAGCGAATCGGTTCGAGTGCGGCGAGCGAGCTTCGGAACGGTAATGACGGATCTGAAGGATCGGCTTCGGTTTCGTCGGCATCGATGGCCATAGAAGGATATCGTCCTAAATCTTGATAGTCGTTTCGCTAGAACGGGCGCTCGGGTTCGACCCGGACGAGCGGCTGCCCGAAGTCGAGGCCGTGCAACCGCGCTCAACGTCGAGGGCGCGGGGGGCGGTTGCCCGTCTCAGGGTAGTCGTCGGCCACGATCGCCGTCTCCGTCAGAGCGGCCGTCGGTCGCGGACGATCGGCTCATTCCGCTACGGCCCATAACCATTGGCCTATTGTAAATAATCTCCGATATTCGATGGATTGTTCCCACAATTCTCCTCGATAGCAAAATTATTTCAAACACGCATCGGTTTCAGTGTTATAAAATAATCAACTACGTCGTGATTTCCGACCGATCTCGGCGAGCAAACGGTCCGGCCATACCGGACAATTGTTAAATAGGAGTACTGCCATTGTACACCAAATGTCACGACAAGCCAGGTATCCGGTTCAGGCCGCTGCGACGACGTTCCGAATAATCGAGACGCTCCACGACCTCAACGGCGCGGGCGTCGCCGAGCTCGCCGGCGAACTCGACATGCCCAAGAGCACGGTTCACGACCACCTGCAGACGCTGAACGAGGCGGAGTATCTGGTCAACGAGAACGGCACCTATCACGTCGGCGCTCGGTTCCTCGAACTCGGCGGGTTCGCCCGCAGCCAGATGAAGTTGTACCAGGTCGCGTCGCCGGAAATCAGAACGCTCGCCGAGGAGACCGGCGAACACGCCAACCTCATGATCGAAGAACACGGGAAGGGGATCTTCCTCAACAAGTTCAAAGGTGACGCCGCGGTCAACCTCGACACCTACATCGGAAAGCGCGTGCACCTCCACACGACGGCGCTCGGAAAGTCGATCCTCTCGTACCGACCGGAATCCGACGTCGACGAGATCATCGATCGGCACGGATTGCCGTCGGTGACCGACCAGACGATCACGGACGAAGCCGAACTGAAGGCCGAGCTCAAGGAGATCCGCGAGCGAGGGTACGCGATCGACGACGAGGAGCGCGTCATCGGGATGCGCTGCGTCGCGGCGCCGATTTGCGACGAAAATAACGACCCCCTGGGTGCGATCAGCGTGTCCGGGCCGACGAACCGGTTCGACGACAGGGTCTTCGAGGGCGAGATCCCCAAGAACGTACTGAGCACCGCTAACGTGATCGAGGTTAACATGACGTACTCCTGAACCGTCCGTTGAAGCCGGACGGATAGCTCACCGCTCGATACTCCGGTGCGAATTGTTACCATTGTACGCGTATACTCACTTCCGAGAACGCGACGATCGATCGCCGCGATATCGCAGTATTGCCCCGTCGCCGAGCACTTTCGTTCGGCCACCTCGGACACAACGATCGGCAGGTATCGGCGTCGTCGGACGGCCCGTCCGTGTCCGCGTAAATCGCCCGTCGAAACGTCCGCTCGAGTATCGGGCTGAGGGGTAGTCACCCCGAGATCGAGATGCGGCGGCTCGGACCGGGACAGCGCTTACGTATCGCCGCGGAGCCAGACCCGCATCTCGCCCGGATCGCGATTGTCCCACGCGTAGTACGGGACGGCGGTGATCGACGTCGCCCGTCGCGTCGTCTCCGACGCCGGCCGGTACAGTTCGCCGTCCCAATCCTCGAGGTCGGGGACCGTCGCGTCGCCGTCGACGGTGACGACGCCGCCGAGAAGGTCGTCCCGAGAGGACGCCTCGAAATTCGACTCGCCGTCGATCCGATACTGGTGGAGCGGTCGCTCGTTGTCGGCGCCCTCGAGACAGTAGACGAGCGGCCCCCGAGTGAGCGCGACCCGCCCGGCGTCGGCTTCGACGGCCGGATGCGCTTCGACGGGGACGACGGATTGTCCGAACGCGATCTCGATCCGATCGTCGTCCCACTCGCGCTCGAGAGGGAGATAGCCGTCGACGGCAGCGGTGGAGACCTCCTCGCCGTTGACGCGGACGGACTCGTCGTCGCGCCACTCGGGGAGTCGGAGGAAGAGCGTGAATTCGGTCGGAGTCGCCGCCCGAACGTCGATCGTCGCGTCGCCGTCCCAGGGGAGGCCGGACGCCTGCTCGATTTCGACGTCCGCTCCGCCGATCGTCGCCGTCGCCGAGCTTCCCACGTACTGGGTGACGTACAGACGCCGCTCGCCCGTCGCGTACAGGTAGCGCCCGAGCGAGGCGAAGAGTCGCGCGACGTTCGGCGGACAGCACGCGCAGTCGAACCAGCCCTGTCGGTGGTGATCCCCGTCGCTCTCGAGGCGATTGTCGTAGAAGAACTCGCCGCCGTCGGAGGAGATGCCCGCGAGAACGGCGTTGTACAGCGTTCGTTCGATGAGGTCGGCGTACCTGGCGTCGCCGGTGAGTCCGAACAGTCGCTGATTCCAGAAGACGCTCCCGATCGCCGCACACGTCTCGGCGTACGCCGTCTCGTTCGGGAGGTGGTAGTCGTCGGTGAACCGCTCCCCGTGGGCACTCGAGCCGATGCCGCCGGTGACGTACGTCCGTTTCTCCGTCATGTTCTCCCAGAGCGACTCGAGATGGTCGAGCAGGGCCTCGTCGCCGGTTTCCGCGGCGACGTCGGCGACGCCGGCGAAGAAGTACATCGCGCGAACCGAGTGCCCCTCGACGGTCTCCTGTTCGAAAAACGGCGTGTGCGCCTGGGCGTAGCTCCCGTCGTACTCGCCGTCTTCGTAGAACACCTCGCGGGCACCCGCCGCGATGCCGCCGTCCTCGGGATCGTAGCCGGCGATCTCGTCGAGCCGTTCGAACTCCCGCTCGAGGCAGTCGTCGCGACCCCGTAGCTCGACGAAGTACTGGGCAAGGTCGACGTAGCGATCGTCGCCGGTCGCTCGTCCGAGTTCGACCAGGGCGAGTTCGATCTCCTGGTGGCCCGGAACGCCGTCGATCTCGTCGCCGAAGAGTTCGTCGACGCGGTCGGCGAGCGCCGTCGCGACGTCGAGCAGCGCGGTCTCGTCGGTCGCCCGGTAGTGTGCGACGGCGGCCTCGATGAGGTGGCCGGCGCAGTACAGTTCGTGCATCATATTGAGGTTGGTCCACTTGCGTTCCGGTTCCTCGAGCGCGAAGTACGTGTTCAGGTAGCCGTCGTCCTCCTGTGCGGCCGCGACGAGGTCGATCACCTCGTCGACGCGCCGGCGGAGCGCGGCGTCCTCGCGAGTCGCGAGGACGTAACTCGCCGCCTCGAGCCACTTGTACGCGTCCGAATCGGCGAACCACATTCCCCTAAATCCGCCGTCGGCGCCGTCGGCCGCGCGGCGGAAGTTCTCGAGACAGCCGCTTTCTTCGAGTTGCTCGTACTGGTACTCGAGGAGGTCCGCGCGGGTGAGGTCGATCCAGTGGTTCCAGAACTCGTCGTCGATCGTACCGTCGGCCACGGGTATCGGTTCGACGCGATCGAGCGATGGCATGTGCAACCGTTTCGCGTGAGCCGGCGTAATTCTTCGCATTCCGGACGGTCCGGTTCGCGAACTGTACGCCCGTCGGAGACGGAAGGTCGAGGCCGACGGCCGCAGTCGGCGAACGGGAAGGGCGTCCAATAAAACTATAGCCGCCGCCGAACGACGTACCAGTGCTACAATGCGTGGACTTGCGAAGACTGCCAGAGAGCACGGTGCGATGGAACTCGTCGATCTACAGCGGCCGGAACCGGCGGCCGACGAAGTCCTGATCGAGGTCGACTACGCGGGTCTCTGCGGGAGCGACGCGGGGATCTACAAGTTCAAATCGGCGTTCGAACGGATGAACCTGCCCACCGTCATCGGACACGAGTACACCGGCCGGGTCGTCGAAACCGGCGAGGACGTCACGGCGTTCGATGTCGGCGACCGCGTCGTCGAGCGACCGATCCGCGGCTGTGGCTCCTGCTACCAGTGTAACCTCGGCGAGGAAAACGTCTGCCAGAACGCGGTCATCACCGGCGTCGATCACCACGGCGCGTACGCCGGCTATATCGCCGTTCCGCCGGACGCGCTCCAGCGCGTGACCGCGGACGTCGATCCGCGCCACGCGGCGCTCGTCGAGCCGACGAGCATCGGCGCCCGCGCGGTCATCCAGAACTCCCGCGTCGGCGCCGGCGATCGCGTCATGATCGCCGGCCCGGGGCCGATCGGCCTGTTGACCGCCCAGATCGCCGATTCGCAGGGTGGAGACGTGGTCGTCGCCGGGGTCGGTCAGGACACGACCTACCGCCTGCCGCTCGCCGAAGAGCTCGGATTCGAGACGCTCAACGTCGAGGACGACGGCCTCGAGAACGCGCGCGACGAACTGACGGACGGCGTCGGCTACGACGTGGTCTTCGACACGACGGGCCATCCGTCCGGCCTGACGATGGCCGTCGACGAGGTTCGGAAAGGCGGTCAGATCGTGATGGTCGGCCAGACCGGCGAGACGACGATGGAGTACTCGCCGCTCGTCCGCGCCGAAATGGACCTCCAGTGTTCGTACGCCTCGATGTGGGAGGACTTCGAGCGCTCGCTTCGGCTGATCGAATCCGGCGACGTCGACCTCGAGACGTTCCTCGACGACCGATTCAGTCTACTCGAGGCCGACGAAGCGTTCGAGACGTTCCTCGAGGGCGGGACCTGCAAACCCGTTTTCGACGTGTCGGTCCTCCGCGACTGAGGTGTCGACGGTAATCGATCGTCGCGTGAGGCAGTTTCAGCGACGGTTTTCGTCGCGTTCTGCCGTGAAGCACTCGCCGAGCGGGTCTGCGAGCAGCCTACCCGAGCCACTTCTGCGACCGCTCCCTTCTCGAACCGGCCTAGCCGGATGCTGTCCCGCGCTCGATGTCCGTCCGCGACTGTACTTCAGTCGTAGGCCCACTCTTCGACCTTCTGTAACGCCTCGGAGCGGAACCGATAACCCGGACCAACGGACCGAGGCGGCACCGCGTCGTGCTATTCGCTCAGCAGATCGGTTTCGATCGACTTTCCGGCCGAAACCAGCAGCGGGACGAGTTCCTCCTGCAGGCGGCGAGAGTTCAGGCTAAACTCGAACCCGATGACCTCTATCGCGGCGACCCCCCGGTCCTCTACGTCCCGGATCGGAACGGCGATCCGATAGATCTGATCGTCGACCCGCTGCTGACCGAAGGAGTGCCACCGTTTCTCGAGCAACCCGGCGTTGTACTCCAGTTGATTGTTCGGATTCTGGTCGATGATGACGCGGTTGTCGCGAGCTTTCTGCAGGTCGGCGCGAAAATTCTGGCGATCGATGTCGAACGCGGTGTCCTCGAGAACGTCCTCGACGTACTCGCGCGATCGATACGAGAGAATCGCCTTGCCGCCGGTAGAGAGGTGTATCGGCATGCGGCTTCCTTCTTCGATCGTCTGCGCGTCGTGCGGGGAGGTGCAGTACAGGTATACCGCGTCACCGTCTTCCTCGACGATCAGCGATACCATTTCGCCGATTTTCTCGGAGAGGGCGTCCAATTCGGGTTGTGCGATCTGGTAGACCTCGTAGCGAGACAGGATGCGTTGCCCGAAGTGGAAGAGTCGGAGCGACGCCGAGTAGTTCCCGTCCGATTTCGTCACGTATCCGAGGTGCCGCAGCGTGTCGAGATACTTGTAGACGGAGCTCTTCGCGATACCGGTCTGTCTGGACAGTTCAGTTACACCGACCTCGCCCGTCTGTTCGAGCGCCTCGAGGAGGCCGAACGCCTTGACGATGGATTTGACGTGGTGAGATTCCGCCGACCGCGCCGAATCGCGCGACTGTCGGATCAGTCGATGCGTATCCTGCGGGGGATGATCGCTCACGTGCCGGTGCGACGAACGCTCGCCCGAACGGTCGCTCGAGCCGTGGTCGTCGTCGAAAAGCGATTCCAGAGGCGCCCTCGCGTACCTGATTTCGGTTTTTCCGTGGCCGGTATACGTCGACGTCAGTTGCAGGAGCGACGTCCCGTCCGCCGACGGAAGCAACGCGGTCGTCCAGCCGACGGAGCGGTGACCGGTCTCGAGTTCGTCGTCGTACCACAGCGGCGCCGAAATCGGTTTCCACGGACCCCGTCCCGTTAGATCGGTCGAGGCGAGGAGCACCGTGCCGCTCTCCGGAACGGGATTTCGGTTTCGGTCGCGCAACGTCTTCCCCGCGACCAGAATCGTACCGTCTTCGCCGCCGTACGGAACCCACGTCGCGTAGGGCCCCTCGATAAACTGACGACCGTCGTCGGCCCGTACCGGCGATCCCGCGTCGGCGGGCGCGCCCCACTCGCGTCCGTCCGGCGACGTTTTGACGAAGACGCTTCCCCCGTGCTTCGGACCGCCGATGAAGTAGGTGAGGAGATACCGACCCGTCGGAAGGGTCGTGATAGTCGGCATTCCCGGCGTCGATTCGTCGTCCGCGATCGCGACGTCGAACGTTTCGGGTTCCCACGTCCGTCCGCCGTCTTTCGATACGCGGTGCCCGATAAGGCGGTTGTACCCGTCGTCCGAGTGGCGCGCGTCGGAGAAGTAACAGACGAGATTCCCGTCGGCGTCGACGGCCAGCTCGGGCGCCCAAACCGGCGACTCGCCGCGTCCCGGAACGGCTTTCCCGCCCGCGGCGACGGTGCTCACGTACGACCAGTTTCGACCGCCGTCCTCGCTCGCGTAGAGATCGATACTCGTCCGGGATCGGTCGTTCGGAATCGAGTTGCTGACGGCGAAGACCGTTCCCGCATCCCAGGGACCGATCCGACGCGGCGCCTCGAATAGCATCGGCTGGTACCGCAACCCCCATCCGCGCTGGGTATCCCGAAGTTCGGAGAACCGGGACCAGGTTCGACCGTCGTCGGTGCTTCGGTAGATCGGAAAATACGGCTCGTCGGTGCCGGTTTTGCCCGTGGTTTCGTAGCACTCGAACGTTGCGAGGAGCGTCGTGCCGTCCCCCCCGTCGCGGTCGAGTCGGGCGACTCGAGGATACATCGCCCCGGGAACCGGGGCCCATTCCGGGGGGCTGTACAGTACGTTTCCGTCGCGTCCGTCCGCCCGCTCCTCGTCGGTCATCGTTCGACGTGCGATCCCGTTCGTTTCGCTCCCGATCGCACCGTCGCGTGATGCGGTCCGGTCCCGCGCGTCGGTCGGGAACGTCGGAAAAAAACCAGTCCGTAGCGCAGGCGTCGTCGACCGGGGCGGCCCGTGCGTGCGTTCGTCATCGGATGGACTCTTCGTACTTCGACGACCTTATTCGTATGGATTCACCGCCATCGGTTCCGATTCGGTAGCACCTTCTGGGATAGATCGGTCGAGATCAACCCTCGAAAACAGCAGCTCGATCGCCGTAACCCGGCGGCGAAATGGACACTCTCAACCGTTACTGGAGGAAGCGAACGGGGATACCGTTGACCTCGTAATGCGTCTCGGCCCCCGATGACGATCTCTCAGCGCGGTTTCCTCGCGCGACGACTCCCCTTCGATTCGATCGCGACGATGTAGCGTAATCGCGTTTTCCGGCGCCCTTCCGCCCTCGTTTCTCAATAAGAAATAGAATAGATCCCCTCACAGATCGTGATTTGCCGCGGACTGGCCCGTGATAACTACCAACACATTACAGGAGTACACGTGTAAACAGATACGGTTCCAAATCCCGTTGTTTCTTATTTCGAAACGCGATACGACGGCCCGACGGCGATCGTTCGTTGGATCGAACGGTTCCGAAACGAGTCCCGCGTCATCGCTTGTTCGCGCCGTCGGTTCGGAGACCAGCGGAGACGGGGTGGTAGCGATTCGAGGCGGGCGACTCCGTACGCGGTCCGCGGTGGTATACTGAAGATTTAACCGCTATCAGCCGGACAAGCCGGTATGAACGACGTACCCTCCCTTCGCCACTCCCGCTCTCTCGACGGGGAGTGGCTGTTCGAAGTCGATCCGGACGGTATCGGAATGACCGAGGGGTGGCAGACGGAACTCGCGATGTGGCTCACCGAAGCGAATCCCGTCGACGTCCCCCACATCTGGCAGGAGGACGACGGACTACGGGGATACGCGGGCACCGCGTGGTACAACCGAACGTTTCGGATCGACCCGACGGAACTCGAGTCGAAGCGCGTGTTCGTCGAATTCGGCGCGGTAGACTACTGGGCGACGGTCTGGGTCAACGGGGAGCGAGTCGGCGAAAACCGCGGCGGCTACCTTCCGTTCGAGTTCGAAATCACGGACGCGATTACGGCCGGAGAGAACGCGCTCACCGTCGCCGTCCACGATCCCGAGGACCTTTCGGAGATCCCCCACGGAAAGCAGGGCGATCCGTGGTTTACGCGCGTAAGCGGGATCTGGCAGTCGGTGACGCTCGCGTTCCGCCCGGACGCCTACGTTTCCACGGCAGCCGTAACTCCTGCCCCCGAGACGGATACCGCAGTCGTCGCGCTGGACGTCGACCCGGGCGAGACCGATCCAGCGGCGATCGACGCGGTGGTTCGAGCGTCTCGGAACGGAACGACCGAGACGATTGCGGTGCAGCCGATCGGCGAGGGGAACGAAGCGGTTCTCGAGTTCGACGACCCGGCGTACTGGTCGCCCGACTCGCCGGCGCTGTACGACCTCGAGATCGTGCTCGAAGCGAACGGCGAGGTACTCGACCGCTACGAGGATTACTTCGGCCTCCGCACGATCGAGCGCGACGGCGACGGATACCGTCTCAACGGCGAGCCGATTCGACTTCGCGGGGTGCTCGACCAGGGATACTACCCGAAGACGCTGTACCGACCGCCGGACGACGGCGTCTTCGAACGCGAACTCGAGCGCGTCTCGGAGCTCGGCTTCAACCTGGTTCGGAAGCACCTCAAACCGGCACACCCGGATTTCCTCGCGGCCGCCGATCGGAAGGGGATCCTCGTCTGGGAGGAACCGGCGAATCCGGCGCGGTACA is a window encoding:
- a CDS encoding IclR family transcriptional regulator domain-containing protein encodes the protein MTDEERADGRDGNVLYSPPEWAPVPGAMYPRVARLDRDGGDGTTLLATFECYETTGKTGTDEPYFPIYRSTDDGRTWSRFSELRDTQRGWGLRYQPMLFEAPRRIGPWDAGTVFAVSNSIPNDRSRTSIDLYASEDGGRNWSYVSTVAAGGKAVPGRGESPVWAPELAVDADGNLVCYFSDARHSDDGYNRLIGHRVSKDGGRTWEPETFDVAIADDESTPGMPTITTLPTGRYLLTYFIGGPKHGGSVFVKTSPDGREWGAPADAGSPVRADDGRQFIEGPYATWVPYGGEDGTILVAGKTLRDRNRNPVPESGTVLLASTDLTGRGPWKPISAPLWYDDELETGHRSVGWTTALLPSADGTSLLQLTSTYTGHGKTEIRYARAPLESLFDDDHGSSDRSGERSSHRHVSDHPPQDTHRLIRQSRDSARSAESHHVKSIVKAFGLLEALEQTGEVGVTELSRQTGIAKSSVYKYLDTLRHLGYVTKSDGNYSASLRLFHFGQRILSRYEVYQIAQPELDALSEKIGEMVSLIVEEDGDAVYLYCTSPHDAQTIEEGSRMPIHLSTGGKAILSYRSREYVEDVLEDTAFDIDRQNFRADLQKARDNRVIIDQNPNNQLEYNAGLLEKRWHSFGQQRVDDQIYRIAVPIRDVEDRGVAAIEVIGFEFSLNSRRLQEELVPLLVSAGKSIETDLLSE
- a CDS encoding ABC transporter ATP-binding protein, yielding MTVSESDASFAEPPLEDVIVEMRDASVEFGMDRGQSRVLNEVSIDIERNEILGVIGESGSGKSMFASALLDAVPAPGVTTGDVTYYPEGGDPVDVLGLSKAELKQLRWEEISMVFQGAMSSFNPVVKIRTHFVETLSAHDYNVDRGLERARELLSDLYLDPERMLESYPHELSGGMKQRVLIALSLVLEPDLLVMDEPTAALDLLMQRSIVSLLEEIKEKHDLTIVFITHDLPLVADVADRLAVLYAFEFAEIGPSEAILENPAHPYTRALLNATPNLSAPLEEMRPIEGESPDPVNIPNGCSYHPRCPLADADCVDTDPGPYDAGPDHDVHCHHWKQSIDDIDVAFAESDDGRTVQSAVAKASGEPLVSLSDIEVRFGSENDGLLDFGDSEVVTAVDGVSLDIYENDVLVLVGESGCGKTTLGKTAVGLQTPTEGSIEYRGRDVWEGASGSTIADKEIRRALQIVHQDPGSALNSHQRVRTILEQPLKRWHPELDGNDRIERILGMLEYVGISPPEDYIERYPHQLSGGEQQRVALIRSMLVNPDLILADEAVSALDVSLRVGMMDLMIELQDSFDTSFLFISHDLSNARYLAEKTGGRIGVMYLGELVEIGSAERIIHDPKHPYTKALRWATPELEPDEVDDPDESPIRTIDIPDQKNIPSGCRYHTRCPEAREICRKQDPGMIDLSDDTRAQETACFRADDDHEYWESPPIPDSSD
- a CDS encoding zinc-dependent alcohol dehydrogenase, which translates into the protein MRGLAKTAREHGAMELVDLQRPEPAADEVLIEVDYAGLCGSDAGIYKFKSAFERMNLPTVIGHEYTGRVVETGEDVTAFDVGDRVVERPIRGCGSCYQCNLGEENVCQNAVITGVDHHGAYAGYIAVPPDALQRVTADVDPRHAALVEPTSIGARAVIQNSRVGAGDRVMIAGPGPIGLLTAQIADSQGGDVVVAGVGQDTTYRLPLAEELGFETLNVEDDGLENARDELTDGVGYDVVFDTTGHPSGLTMAVDEVRKGGQIVMVGQTGETTMEYSPLVRAEMDLQCSYASMWEDFERSLRLIESGDVDLETFLDDRFSLLEADEAFETFLEGGTCKPVFDVSVLRD
- a CDS encoding IclR family transcriptional regulator produces the protein MSRQARYPVQAAATTFRIIETLHDLNGAGVAELAGELDMPKSTVHDHLQTLNEAEYLVNENGTYHVGARFLELGGFARSQMKLYQVASPEIRTLAEETGEHANLMIEEHGKGIFLNKFKGDAAVNLDTYIGKRVHLHTTALGKSILSYRPESDVDEIIDRHGLPSVTDQTITDEAELKAELKEIRERGYAIDDEERVIGMRCVAAPICDENNDPLGAISVSGPTNRFDDRVFEGEIPKNVLSTANVIEVNMTYS
- a CDS encoding glycoside hydrolase family 127 protein, translating into MPSLDRVEPIPVADGTIDDEFWNHWIDLTRADLLEYQYEQLEESGCLENFRRAADGADGGFRGMWFADSDAYKWLEAASYVLATREDAALRRRVDEVIDLVAAAQEDDGYLNTYFALEEPERKWTNLNMMHELYCAGHLIEAAVAHYRATDETALLDVATALADRVDELFGDEIDGVPGHQEIELALVELGRATGDDRYVDLAQYFVELRGRDDCLEREFERLDEIAGYDPEDGGIAAGAREVFYEDGEYDGSYAQAHTPFFEQETVEGHSVRAMYFFAGVADVAAETGDEALLDHLESLWENMTEKRTYVTGGIGSSAHGERFTDDYHLPNETAYAETCAAIGSVFWNQRLFGLTGDARYADLIERTLYNAVLAGISSDGGEFFYDNRLESDGDHHRQGWFDCACCPPNVARLFASLGRYLYATGERRLYVTQYVGSSATATIGGADVEIEQASGLPWDGDATIDVRAATPTEFTLFLRLPEWRDDESVRVNGEEVSTAAVDGYLPLEREWDDDRIEIAFGQSVVPVEAHPAVEADAGRVALTRGPLVYCLEGADNERPLHQYRIDGESNFEASSRDDLLGGVVTVDGDATVPDLEDWDGELYRPASETTRRATSITAVPYYAWDNRDPGEMRVWLRGDT